A genomic stretch from Gardnerella leopoldii includes:
- the ychF gene encoding redox-regulated ATPase YchF — MSLTIGIVGLPNVGKSTMFNALTRNNVLAENYPFATIEPNTGIVPLPDHRLPVLAKLVNTEKIVPATVTFVDIAGIVKGASEGEGLGNKFLANIREADAICEVVRAFNDDDIVHVNGRVDPADDIDTINTELILADMQTIDNALPKLEKDLRGKKVTQEYVDAVNKAKEILESGKTIDQAHNEKLIDKNDVYDLHLLTAKPFIYVFNVDDSELADEDLKSKLSASVAPAKAIFLNAQFESELTELDEADAREMLEDAGLKESGLDQLARVGFDILGLQTYLTAGVKEVHAWQIHKGWTAPQAAGVIHTDFERGFIKAEIVSYDDFVAADGSMAKIKEEGKLRLEGRDYVMQDGDIVEFKFNV; from the coding sequence ATGTCTTTAACTATTGGAATCGTTGGATTGCCAAACGTTGGTAAGTCCACTATGTTTAATGCTTTAACCCGCAACAACGTTTTGGCGGAGAATTATCCGTTTGCAACTATTGAGCCTAATACTGGTATTGTTCCGCTTCCGGATCATCGTCTTCCAGTTTTAGCTAAATTAGTTAATACTGAAAAGATTGTTCCAGCAACAGTTACTTTCGTTGATATTGCAGGCATTGTTAAGGGTGCTTCCGAGGGTGAAGGTTTGGGCAATAAGTTCCTTGCTAATATTCGCGAAGCAGACGCTATTTGCGAAGTTGTGCGCGCATTTAATGATGATGATATTGTGCATGTTAACGGCAGAGTAGATCCTGCTGACGATATTGACACGATTAATACTGAGCTAATTCTCGCCGATATGCAAACTATTGACAATGCTCTTCCAAAGTTGGAAAAGGATTTGCGCGGTAAGAAAGTTACGCAGGAATACGTAGACGCTGTAAATAAAGCTAAGGAAATTCTTGAATCTGGAAAGACTATTGACCAGGCTCATAACGAAAAGCTTATTGATAAAAACGATGTGTATGATTTACACTTGCTCACTGCTAAGCCATTTATTTACGTGTTTAACGTGGATGATTCGGAGTTGGCTGATGAAGATTTGAAGTCTAAACTTTCTGCATCTGTCGCTCCTGCAAAAGCAATATTCCTTAATGCTCAGTTTGAGTCCGAGCTTACTGAACTTGACGAAGCTGATGCTCGTGAAATGCTTGAAGATGCTGGTTTGAAGGAATCTGGTTTGGATCAACTTGCGCGTGTGGGATTCGATATTTTAGGTCTTCAAACCTATTTGACTGCTGGTGTTAAGGAAGTTCACGCTTGGCAGATTCATAAAGGTTGGACTGCTCCACAAGCTGCTGGTGTGATTCACACTGATTTTGAGCGTGGATTTATTAAGGCAGAAATCGTATCTTATGATGATTTCGTTGCTGCTGACGGTTCTATGGCAAAAATTAAGGAAGAAGGAAAGCTTCGTCTTGAAGGTCGCGACTATGTGATGCAAGACGGTGATATTGTCGAATTCAAATTTAATGTATGA
- a CDS encoding L,D-transpeptidase, with translation MQFIRNFVSDIRKCVRIVARFCKWWKRSSNFARCVASALLATLLIPFFCFVGFETSNVVSASLRHSAQLKKINLSEREKIDCKISKLNGNDKSFIKKYCKNYLENKSLLKPNFWKYPTGGAYPNLTGIKVSDLHVNVNLKKQRVYIIAHGKTVYSMVMSSGIKDSTPHGNYQINGRGDHFFNQDEKVGADYWVAFIGSQYLFHSVPTNYNFGEYIPSEGMKLGKPASHGCVRLSVADAKWFYKNIPDGTAVHIG, from the coding sequence ATGCAATTTATTCGTAACTTTGTGAGCGATATACGCAAGTGTGTTCGCATTGTTGCAAGATTTTGCAAATGGTGGAAGCGTAGTTCTAATTTTGCTCGTTGTGTTGCATCAGCTTTATTGGCTACATTATTGATTCCGTTCTTCTGCTTTGTTGGTTTTGAAACTTCTAATGTTGTTTCTGCTTCTTTAAGGCATAGTGCTCAGTTAAAAAAAATTAATTTGAGTGAGCGTGAAAAAATTGATTGCAAAATAAGCAAACTGAACGGTAATGATAAATCTTTTATTAAAAAATATTGCAAAAATTATCTAGAAAATAAGTCTTTACTTAAACCTAATTTTTGGAAATATCCTACTGGTGGAGCCTATCCTAATCTTACAGGAATAAAGGTTTCGGATTTGCATGTGAATGTAAATTTGAAAAAACAGCGTGTTTATATTATTGCTCATGGGAAAACTGTGTATTCAATGGTTATGAGTTCTGGAATAAAAGACTCGACTCCTCATGGTAATTATCAAATTAATGGTCGTGGTGATCATTTCTTTAATCAAGATGAAAAAGTTGGAGCGGATTACTGGGTTGCTTTTATTGGATCGCAATATTTATTCCATTCTGTGCCGACGAATTATAATTTTGGAGAATATATTCCGTCAGAAGGCATGAAGCTTGGAAAGCCTGCATCGCATGGTTGTGTGCGTTTAAGCGTTGCGGATGCCAAATGGTTTTATAAAAATATTCCTGATGGAACGGCTGTGCATATTGGATAG
- a CDS encoding YeiH family protein, whose translation MVNFFDTWKKKICTIDMALIAVLTLLASFIGSWLKQYPGFQLLGALIIALLVGMALQLPLHVYKMNNDSRRAGVKSAAGLIANKLLRLGIILLGFKLNLHDLFTKGIKCLPIAAVLVAIMVCVTYNIAKLLKVNPQLAMLTAGGTSICGAAAVMGLSGSMPVLPEEEDEKEQNEVMAVATVAIMGTIYALAEIFILPNFGMTKQQLGITAGASLHEIAHAVAAGGAFDSIDVATIMKLSRVLMLVPASIFIAIWWNARHSKVENGGKHKISFPWFMLGFIAASVIGTYVPFITAHASTLVEAGYVFLGMAMAALGINVNFRAIFKQGRAAFAASFLASIVLVALAYAAAVLFF comes from the coding sequence ATGGTTAATTTCTTTGATACATGGAAAAAGAAAATCTGCACCATCGATATGGCTCTTATTGCTGTATTGACACTTCTAGCTTCCTTCATTGGTAGCTGGCTTAAGCAGTACCCAGGTTTCCAATTACTTGGTGCTCTTATTATTGCGTTGCTTGTTGGCATGGCTCTGCAGCTGCCATTGCACGTGTACAAAATGAATAATGATTCAAGGCGAGCAGGCGTTAAAAGCGCTGCTGGTTTGATTGCAAACAAACTTCTTCGCCTAGGTATTATTCTCCTCGGATTTAAGCTGAATTTGCATGATTTGTTTACCAAGGGCATTAAATGCTTGCCTATTGCAGCTGTGTTAGTTGCAATAATGGTTTGCGTAACTTATAACATTGCTAAACTCTTGAAGGTAAATCCTCAGCTTGCAATGCTTACAGCAGGAGGCACAAGTATTTGTGGAGCTGCTGCAGTTATGGGTCTTTCTGGCTCAATGCCAGTTCTTCCAGAAGAGGAAGATGAGAAAGAACAGAACGAAGTTATGGCTGTTGCAACAGTTGCAATTATGGGCACTATTTACGCTCTTGCTGAAATCTTCATCCTGCCTAACTTTGGCATGACTAAGCAGCAGCTTGGCATTACAGCAGGTGCATCACTTCACGAAATCGCACATGCCGTTGCAGCTGGCGGAGCATTCGATAGTATCGATGTTGCAACAATCATGAAGCTTTCACGAGTTCTTATGCTCGTTCCAGCCTCCATCTTTATTGCAATTTGGTGGAATGCTCGTCATAGCAAAGTTGAAAATGGCGGAAAGCATAAGATTAGCTTCCCATGGTTTATGCTTGGCTTCATTGCAGCATCCGTTATTGGAACTTATGTTCCTTTCATAACAGCTCACGCATCAACTCTTGTAGAAGCAGGATACGTTTTCCTTGGCATGGCTATGGCTGCACTTGGAATTAACGTAAACTTCCGAGCTATTTTTAAGCAAGGTCGCGCAGCATTTGCAGCAAGCTTCCTAGCTTCTATTGTTTTAGTTGCTTTGGCTTATGCAGCTGCAGTACTGTTCTTCTAA
- a CDS encoding DUF488 domain-containing protein codes for MNKCTVKIKRVYETVSEDDGVRVLVDRLWPRGISKEYAHIDKWLKDIAPTSQLRKWFNHDPEHFEEFSHRYVEELDSNHEAVGVIMDLFSKYQTITLLYAAKNPKVNHALVLQEYLQKLLA; via the coding sequence ATGAACAAGTGCACTGTGAAGATTAAGCGTGTGTATGAAACGGTTAGTGAAGATGATGGTGTGAGAGTCTTGGTTGATAGACTTTGGCCGCGTGGTATAAGCAAAGAATATGCTCATATTGATAAATGGCTTAAAGATATTGCTCCTACTTCGCAGTTACGTAAGTGGTTTAATCATGATCCGGAGCATTTTGAAGAATTTTCACATCGTTATGTTGAAGAACTTGATTCAAATCATGAAGCTGTTGGTGTGATTATGGATTTGTTTAGTAAGTATCAAACTATAACTTTGTTGTATGCTGCAAAAAATCCAAAAGTAAATCACGCATTAGTTTTGCAAGAATATTTACAAAAATTACTTGCTTGA